Proteins encoded together in one Lathyrus oleraceus cultivar Zhongwan6 chromosome 5, CAAS_Psat_ZW6_1.0, whole genome shotgun sequence window:
- the LOC127085938 gene encoding transcription elongation factor SPT6 homolog isoform X12, producing MARVRKKSTPEEDEQEKILRKGKRKLASTVDDDDEEDMDEFEVDGFLVGSDEDKEDSGEEDNPKQTQKKKKRKRSSKNIVLDDDDLELIRENKKKMNDGKLKRLKKTGKVTEPMEQSSDDEGSLNDLFEDVTDDSEDDMSDFIVDEEPAIYGKGDSLRPKKFKGMKHSSSLSKEAKHRSGKSGNDPKNMDVAGEGNSVADSDLPERIQMIEDIVGSIPVDRMSIEEESSWILRQLESNINPFFSEAKSCGLGDSVNREDIVRFLELYHIKKYDIPFIAMYRKEQCPSLLRDGKQDDSESTLLNDGEGKPKLNWHKILWIIKELDIKWLHLQKRKSMLQRYYNKHFEDECQMSFLAEESSFHKQIFDSITNMLEKAETEKEIDDVDMKFNLYFPPADEFLSSGYKRPLMKTYYSDCRKAGLSSLARKIGNPEKFSSLVTLNRVGVASEEDPEESPEEMAAIYTCETFRTSEAVLKGARHMASLMLSCEIPFRKHVRSIFMDKALVSTSPTLKGNIAIDSFHEFAGFKWLKDKPLLKFEDSQWLLIQKGEEEELLKVEIKLPDDAVKELLAIFNDAYLKDSEGTSTQLWNEQRKSIVQDTISSILLPSMEKEARALLNAKAKICSLMKYGMQFWNRISVAPYLNNDNAAAQERGVVACCWGNGKPGTTFVMLDSKGELVDIMHAGSLTLRSQNVNDQQRRKSDQKCVLKFLTIHRPKVIVLGAANATCIRLKEDINEIISMMSEDNFQDVSQEMNGLPAVVLGDEGLPHLYEESEISMSQFPRQYGIVKRAVALGRYLLNPLAMVATLCGVNKEVLSWKLNPLERFLSSDEKMEMIEWIMIDITNQVGIDINMGIRHDWLLAPLLFVSGLGPTKAGVLHRELLGGTDVRNRKDLAKFGLNTKRVFCNAVGFLQVSGDDPNFIDTAGNILDRTRIHPESYSLAEELAKAVVTIHYADANDTQVNAIECIQNEPKLLESFDLNEYADRMETEKGEYKRVTLFDMKMELVHGFNDPRSPYQEPTQEDEFYMVTGETGVALIEGERVQATVRRVLARQAFCVLESGISGVLFKEDFSDDIGDIPLTEKLREGVVLKCKIKLIDKSRCQVNLTCKVSELKSVGDQSFRDMDPYYCQGNFDLLSKQESTDKKDVNKNFLSRKISHPHFQNITADQAKEFLAEKIVGEFIFHPSSRGLCYLTLSLKFFDALYVHKDILEGEKSDDMNSLVELGRTLKVGDEIFESIDKVIELYVNPLVVHLKDLINFRKFKKGTKAEVDELLKHEKEEYPNRIPYGIGISFEHPGVFILSYIRSTNPHHEYIALHPKGFKFRKQIFNNVEQLMAYFQNHINDNVARANDQSKDYNDSGGGRGRGRGRGGGGGSCYKCGESGHMARECTQEGGGGGGGGRGGGGGTCYKCGESGHMARECTQEGGGGGGRGGGGTCYKCGESGHMARECTQEGGGGGGRGGGGTCYKCGESGHMARECTQEGGGGGGRGGGGGGACYKCGESGHMARECTQEGGGGGGRGGGSCYKCGESGHMARECTQEGGGGGGWSSSGGRRGGRGRGRGRGSSYSSFSHDDSVDVNDGGGFGTSNGGSGWGGTGGGSGWGGSGGKSWGGNSTNEESNPEKGGWGVTAADNGGSGNDNSGWSSAHGKNATSSGGESGWGATGGKSWGGNSSNKESNTTEGGWGVTTGSGNETGGTSWGGNSTNKESNATKGGWGVTTGSGNEIGGKSWGGNSTNKESNTAVGSWGVMAGSGNETGGKSWGGNSTNNESNTTGGGWGVTAGSGNETGGKSWGGNSTNKESNTTEGGWGVMAGSGNETGGKSWGGTSTNNESNTTGGGWGVTAASGNETGGKSWGGNSTNKESNTTEGGWGVTTGSGNETGGKSWGGNSTNKESNTTGGWGVTTGSGNQDSGWSSGHWKNAAPSGGESGWGGTNGGSGWGGTGGSGGKSWGGSSTYEENNTAEGGGSGYGGGGGRGSGRGGGACFKCGESGHMARDCTQEGGGGRGGGGRGGGRGGGACFKCGESGHMARDCTQEGGGGGRGGGRGGGACFKCGESGHMSRECTQNGGGGGGGWGGGGRGGGRGGGVCFKCGESGHMARECTQEGGGGGGRGSGGGGACFKCGESGHMARECTQEGGSGGGGGGRYGGGGGGNCFKCGESGHFARECPSSTS from the exons ATGGCGAGAGTAAGAAAAAAATCTACTCCCGAAGAAGATGAACAAG AGAAAATCCTAAGGAAAGGGAAACGGAAATTAGCTTCTACTGTTGACGACGATGACG AAGAAGACATGGATGAGTTTGAGGTGGATGGGTTTTTAGTTGGTAGTGATGAAGACAAGGAAGATAGCGGTGAAGAAGATAATCCTAAGCAAACacaaaagaagaaaaagagaaa GAGATCGTCAAAAAACATTGTTCTTGATGACGATGATCTTGAATTGATCCGTGAGAACAAGAAAAAAATG AATGATGGGAAGCTGAAGAGGCTTAAAAAGACTGGCAAAGTTACCGAGCCGATGGAACAATCTTCTGATGATGAAG GATCTCTTAATGATCTTTTCGAAGATGTGACTGATGATTCTGAAGATGATATGTCAGATTTTATAGTGGACGAAGAGCCTGCTATCTATGGGAAGGGAGATTCTCTCAG ACCAAAAAAGTTTAAAGGCATGAAACATTCATCTTCGCTTTCAAAAGAAGCCAAACATAGATCTGGCAAGTCAGGCAATGATCCTAAAAATATGGACGTAGCTGGAGAGGGTAACTCTGTTGCTGATTCAGACTTACCTGAGAGGATACAG ATGATTGAGGACATTGTAGGATCTATTCCAGTTGACAGAATGAGTATTGAAGAAGAAAGTTCTTGGATACTACGCCAACTTGAATCCAACATAAATCCTTTCTTCAGTGAGGCCAAATCCTGTGGACTAGGTGATTCAGTAAATAGAGAGGATATTGTTAGGTTCTTGGAATTGTATCATATAAAGAAATATGAT ATTCCGTTTATTGCCATGTACCGTAAAGAACAATGCCCCAGTCTTCTGAGAGATGGTAAACAGGATGACTCAGAAAGCACATTATTGAATGATGGTGAGGGAAAACCTAAACTGAACTGGCACAAG ATACTCTGGATAATCAAGGAATTGGACATAAAATGGTTACATCTTCAGAAACGAAAGAGCATGCTCCAAAGATACTATAACAAACATTTTGAGGATGAATGCCAAATGTCTTTCCTTGCCGAGGAATCCAGTTTCCACAAGCAGATTTTTGACTCGATCACCAATATGCTCGAGAAGGCTGAAACAGAGAAAGAGATTGATGATGTTGATATGAAGTTTAATTTGTATTTTCCACCAGCTGATGAGTTCTTAAGTAGTGGTTATAAAAGGCCTCTGATGAAGACATACTATTCCGATTGCAGAAAGGCAGGATTATCTTCACTTGCTAGGAAAATTGGAAATCCTGAGAAATTTAGTTCTCTAGTTACTCTTAACAGAGTG GGAGTTGCCAGTGAAGAAGATCCAGAGGAATCTCCAGAGGAGATGGCTGCAATATATACATGTGAAACTTTTCGAACTTCCGAAGCCGTACTTAAAGGCGCCAGGCACATG gCTTCCTTGATGTTAAGCTGTGAGATACCTTTCAGGAAACATGTCCGCAGCATATTTATGGATAAGGCTTTAGTATCAACTAGCCCTACATTGAAAGGAAATATAGCAATAGATTCCTTTCATGAATTTGCTGGGTTTAAGTGGCTGAAGGACAAACCTCTCTTGAAGTTTGAGGATTCTCAGTGGCTTCTCATTCAGAAGGGTGAAGAAGAGGAACTTCTTAAAGTTGAAATAAAGTTGCCTGATGATGCTGTAAAGGAGTTGTTGGCGATCTTCAACGATGCTTATCTCAAAGACTCTGAAGGAACATCTACTCAACTTTGGAATGAGCAGCGTAAATCAATCGTGCAGGATACTATTTCAAGCATTCTTTTGCCATCTATGGAGAAGGAAGCACGTGCGTTGTTAAATGCTAAGGCCAAAATCTGCTCATTAATGAAGTATGGGATGCAGTTTTGGAACAGAATCTCTGTGGCACCGTATCTAAACAATGACAATGCTGCTGCACAAGAGCGGGGAGTAGTGGCTTGTTGCTGGGGAAATGGTAAGCCAGGTACCACATTTGTCATGTTGGATTCTAAAGGCGAGTTGGTTGATATAATGCATGCCGGGTCACTGACACTGCGATCTCAGAATGTCAATGATCAGCAGCGCAGAAAAAGTGACCAGAAGTGTGTCCTCAAGTTCCTAACAATTCATCGACCAAAGGTTATTGTACTAGGAGCTGCCAATGCGACCTGTATAAGGTTGAAGGAGGACATCAATGAG ATTATTTCCATGATGTCTGAGGACAATTTTCAAGACGTCAGTCAAGAGATGAATGGACTACCAGCAGTTGTATTGGGGGACGAAGGCTTGCCACATCTCTATGAAGAGTCAGAGATATCAATGAGCCAGTTCCCCAGACAATATG GCATTGTAAAGAGAGCTGTGGCCCTTGGACGTTACCTTCTAAATCCACTGGCAATGGTTGCAACTCTCTGTGGAGTCAATAAAGAGGTATTGTCTTGGAAATTAAACCCTCTGGAGAGATTCCTATCAAGTGATGAGAAAATGGAGATGATAGAATGGATCATGATAGATATTACTAACCAAGTAGGTATAGACATAAATATGGGAATTAGACATGACTGGCTGTTGGCACCGTTGCTGTTTGTTTCTGGTCTTGGACCCACGAAAGCTGGTGTTTTGCACCGAGAACTACTTGGAGGTACAGATGTGAGAAATCGGAAGGACTTGGCTAAATTTGGACTGAACACAAAAAGGGTTTTCTGCAATGCTGTTGGTTTTTTACAGGTTTCTGGTGATGACCCAAATTTTATTGATACTGCTGGCAATATCCTTGACCGTACGAGAATTCATCCAGAGTCATATAGTCTTGCTGAGGAATTAGCTAAAGCTGTTGTTACTATACATTATGCTGATGCCAATGATACCCAAGTGAATGCAATTGAATGTATTCAAAATGAACCAAAACTGCTAGAGAGTTTTGATCTAAATGAATATGCTGATAGAATGGAAACTGAAAAAGGTGAATACAAAAGAGTTACTCTTTTTGACATGAAGATGGAACTAGTCCATGGATTTAATGATCCCAGAAGTCCTTATCAGGAACCGACTCAAGAGGATGAGTTCTACATGGTAACTGGAGAAACAGGGGTTGCACTGATTGAAGGAGAAAGAGTTCAGGCAACAGTTCGCCGTGTGCTGGCTCGTCAGGCATTCTGTGTGCTTGAATCTGGAATATCTGGAGTACTGTTTAAGGAGGACTTTTCAGATGATATTGGGGATATACCATTGACTGAAAAATTGCGTGAAGGCGTTGTGCTGAAATGCAAGATCAAACTAATTGATAAGAGTAGATGCCAGGTTAATCTGACATGTAAAGTGAGTGAATTGAAGAGTGTTGGTGATCAAAGTTTCCGCGACATGGATCCCTATTATTGTCAAGGAAACTTCGACTTGCTAAGTAAACAAGAGTCAACAGACAAAAAGGATGTAAATAAAAATTTCTTGTCGAGAAAAATTTCTCATCCCCATTTTCAGAATATAACTGCAGATCAGGCAAAGGAG TTCCTTGCAGAGAAGATCGTTGGGGAATTTATCTTCCACCCAAGTTCAAGGGGTCTATGTTATTTGACCCTATCTCTTAAATTTTTTGACGCACTTTATGTGCACAAAGACATTTTGGAAGGTGAGAAGAGTGATGATATGAATAGCTTGGTTGAACTTGGAAGGACATTAAAAGTAGGAGATGAAATATTTGAGAGCATAGATAAG GTTATTGAACTCTATGTCAACCCATTGGTAGTTCATCTGAAAGATTTGATTAATTTCCGAAAATTTAAAAAGGGCACCAAAGCGGAAGTTGACGAACTATTGAAACACGAGAAGGAGGAATATCCAAACAGGATACCATATGGCATTGGCATTTCGTTTGAGCATCCTGGGGTTTTTATATTGTCTTACATTAGAAGTACAAATCCACATCATGAGTATATTGCTCTCCATCCAAAAGGATTCAAATTCAGGAAGCAAATATTCAACAATGTTGAGCAGCTGATGGCATATTTCCAAAATCATATCAATGATAATGTTGCACGAGCAAATGACCAATCAAAAG ATTACAATGACAGTGGGGGTGGCCGCGGCCGCGGTCGTGGTCGTGGCGGGGGTGGTGGTTCATGCTACAAATGTGGTGAGTCGGGTCACATGGCTAGGGAGTGCACTCAGGAGGGTGGTGGAGGTGGAGGTGGAGGGAGGGGCGGTGGTGGTGGAACATGCTACAAATGTGGTGAGTCAGGTCACATGGCTAGGGAATGCACGCAAGAGGGTGGTGGAGGTGGAGGGAGGGGTGGCGGTGGAACATGCTACAAATGTGGTGAGTCAGGTCACATGGCTAGGGAATGCACTCAAGAGGGTGGCGGAGGTGGAGGAAGGGGTGGTGGTGGAACATGCTACAAATGTGGTGAGTCGGGTCATATGGCTAGGGAATGCACTCAGGAGGGTGGCGGAGGTGGAGGGAGAGGCGGCGGTGGTGGCGGAGCATGTTACAAATGTGGTGAGTCAGGTCACATGGCTAGGGAATGCACTCAAGAGGGCGGTGGAGGTGGAGGGAGGGGAGGTGGTTCATGCTACAAATGTGGTGAGTCAGGTCACATGGCTAGGGAATGCACTCAAGAGGGTGGTGGAGGTGGAGGGTGGAGCAGCAGTGGTGGGCGAAGAGGTGGAAGAGGCCGTGGCCGTGGACGTGGTTCTAGCTATAGCTCTTTCTCTCATGATGATAGCGTTGATGTCAACGATGGTGGTGGGTTTGGTACTTCAAATGGTGGGAGTGGATGGGGAGGAACTGGTGGTGGGAGTGGATGGGGAGGGAGTGGTGGTAAAAGTTGGGGTGGAAATAGTACTAATGAAGAAAGCAATCCCGAAAAAGGTGGTTGGGGGGTCACAGCTGCCGATAATGGTGGATCTGGAAATGATAATTCTGGATGGAGTTCCGCTCATGGGAAGAATGCAACCTCTTCTGGTGGTGAGAGTGGATGGGGAGCAACTGGTGGTAAAAGTTGGGGTGGAAATAGTTCTAACAAAGAAAGCAATACAACAGAAGGTGGTTGGGGAGTCACAACTGGATCGGGAAATGAAACAGGTGGTACAAGTTGGGGTGGAAATAGTACTAACAAAGAGAGCAATGCAACAAAAGGTGGTTGGGGAGTCACAACTGGATCTGGAAATGAAATTGGTGGTAAAAGTTGGGGTGGAAATAGTACTAACAAAGAGAGCAATACAGCAGTAGGTAGTTGGGGAGTCATGGCTGGATCTGGAAATGAAACTGGGGGTAAAAGTTGGGGTGGTAATAGTACTAACAATGAAAGCAATACAACAGGAGGTGGTTGGGGAGTCACGGCTGGATCTGGAAATGAAACTGGTGGTAAAAGTTGGGGTGGAAATAGTACTAACAAAGAAAGCAATACAACAGAAG GTGGTTGGGGAGTCATGGCTGGATCTGGAAATGAAACTGGTGGTAAAAGTTGGGGTGGTACTAGTACTAACAATGAAAGCAATACAACAGGAGGTGGTTGGGGAGTCACGGCTGCATCTGGAAATGAAACTGGTGGTAAAAGTTGGGGTGGAAATAGTACTAACAAAGAAAGCAATACAACAGAAGGTGGTTGGGGAGTCACAACTGGATCTGGAAATGAAACTGGTGGTAAAAGTTGGGGTGGAAATAGTACTAACAAAGAAAGCAATACAACAGGTGGTTGGGGAGTCACAACTGGATCTGGAAATCAAGATTCTGGATGGAGTTCTGGTCATTGGAAGAATGCAGCTCCTTCTGGTGGTGAGAGTGGATGGGGAGGGACTAATGGGGGAAGTGGATGGGGAGGTACTGGAGGGAGTGGGGGTAAAAGTTGGGGTGGAAGTAGTACATATGAAGAAAATAATACAGCAGAAGGCGGAGGCAGTGGCTATGGAGGCGGTGGTGGACGAGGAAGTGGACGAGGTGGTGGGGCGTGTTTCAAGTGTGGTGAATCGGGTCACATGGCTAGGGACTGCACCCAAGAGGGAGGTGGAGGGAGGGGTGGTGGTGGACGGGGAGGTGGTAGAGGTGGTGGGGCGTGCTTCAAATGTGGTGAATCAGGTCACATGGCTAGGGACTGCACCCAAGAGGGTGGTGGAGGTGGACGAGGAGGCGGAAGAGGTGGTGGGGCGTGCTTCAAGTGTGGTGAGTCGGGTCACATGTCTAGGGAATGCACCCAGAATGGTGGTGGAGGTGGAGGAGGATGGGGAGGCGGTGGACGAGGAGGCGGAAGAGGTGGTGGCGTGTGCTTCAAGTGTGGTGAGTCAGGGCACATGGCTAGGGAATGCACCCAGGAGGGTGGAGGAGGTGGAGGGAGGGGTAGTGGCGGTGGTGGAGCATGCTTCAAATGTGGCGAGTCTGGTCACATGGCTAGGGAATGCACCCAAGAGGGTGGCAGTGGCGGAGGTGGTGGAGGGAGGTATGGGGGCGGCGGCGGTGGAAACTGTTTCAAATGTGGGGAGTCTGGGCATTTTGCGAGAGAATGCCCATCCAGCACTAGTTGA